Sequence from the Streptosporangiales bacterium genome:
GGTACGAGGGACGCGACGCCGTCCGGGCGTTCCTGGTCGAGGGACCGCTGACCATGCGGTGGCGCTTCCTGCCGGCCTCGGCCAACGGGCAGCTCGCGTTCGGCACCTACCGGTGGGATGCGGACAGGGCGGTCTACGTCCCCGCGGGACTCGACCTGCTCGCCCTGCGCGGCACGGAGATCGCCGAGGTCGTCTCGTTCCTGACGGCGGACTTCGGTGCGTTCGGGCTCCCCGCCGAGCTCGCGGACTGACGACTCGGACCTGTCGGCGCCGGCCGCTAGCCTGCGGGCATGACAGAGGATCCGCTGCCGCGACTCCGCGCGCTGTGCATGGCGATGCCCGAGGCGACCGAGCGGCTGAGCCACGGCGAGCCCACCTTCTTCGTCCGCGACAAGCGCTCCTTCGTCATGTACGCCGACCGGCACCACGACGACAGGGTCGCGTTCTGGTGCCCCGCGCCGCCGGGTGTGCAGGAGGAGCTTGTCGAGACCGAGCCCGACCGGTTCTTCCGGCCGCCCTACGTCGGGCCGAGCGGGTGGCTCGGGGTCTACCTCGACGTCCCGCTCGACTGGGACGAGATCGCCGCGATCGTCGATGACGCCTACCGCAAGGTCGCGCCGAAGAAGTTCGTCGCCGAGCTCGACGCCCGCGCGAAGTAGCGCAGCCGACCAGTCGACGGCCACCCCGTTCCAGGCCACCCTCATGCCGTCCGGCACCGGCCCCCACTGGCTCCCGCTCCGGGCGGCCCTGTGCAAGGCGATCGGCAAGCACGAGGCTGGTGCCGAGGTGACCGTTCACCTCCGGCAGCGCCTCACCTGACCCTGTCCGTGCCGGGCGCCGCTGTCAGACCCGCGGGAGCCGCGGGTCTGACAGCCTGGTCCGATGACCCGTTCGCGTGTCTTCCTCGCCGTCGGCCTCGTACTCCTGGCCGTGGCACTGGTCGTGCCGCTCGGTACGCTCGGC
This genomic interval carries:
- a CDS encoding MmcQ/YjbR family DNA-binding protein, whose amino-acid sequence is MTEDPLPRLRALCMAMPEATERLSHGEPTFFVRDKRSFVMYADRHHDDRVAFWCPAPPGVQEELVETEPDRFFRPPYVGPSGWLGVYLDVPLDWDEIAAIVDDAYRKVAPKKFVAELDARAK
- a CDS encoding DUF1905 domain-containing protein is translated as MTPTARSRRRSSSPSSTPARSSAADQSTATPFQATLMPSGTGPHWLPLRAALCKAIGKHEAGAEVTVHLRQRLT